In one Euwallacea fornicatus isolate EFF26 chromosome 33, ASM4011564v1, whole genome shotgun sequence genomic region, the following are encoded:
- the PAPLA1 gene encoding phospholipase DDHD2 isoform X2, with protein sequence MSVNFSFVLASASPSVTGSTYEDISQNAILLPAMEKPLQPVLNLSSEQILQNTLSSNTQDPSVAVLTPVESLTSQPQISTSTYFQPEPENLDLNRPSPHPGSNLTSVLSSFSQYLRLGTGGTQQNQVEIESIAAPILLDIAQDNKDAPPVPLFDPTAAPVGQVLGTPSGPVNTFRRAGLKRPVYAPVPGLSSNHPAQSNPQYYFSPPPPPSVVSTTSFQPPVNQLSISPASSTSSIQDVTFALNSQFKPINPQPSSVPSVKPSVPQPQHSTHLLSLGPVMDAIPASEALPSVSDTVTNGNRQGTPVSVTKTYRPVYHHWFYRKGTEKKSSWAPFSMVDSLTLEHAFTSNDLDPDKVIATDGGRYDVNILRRQKTPVYWKGDTCEVRRCSWFYKNTNDRNYVPYEENIAAKLEEEFKIAFESNQWHRKISLINGDTIEFHGPDVLVLVVPAPLNDSWPNTPNQTRPRIVKRGMDEFDIDEGEPTVVDHVLFMVHGIGSVCDLKLRTVEEVVDEFRNIALQLTQSHYKSSCEQGMVNRVEVLPISWHSSLHSKETGVDEQLKNITLESIPKLRAFTNDTILDVLFYTSPVYCQTIISTVGNELNRVFNLFKERNVGFKGGVSVAGHSLGSLIVFDLLSHQYTDDAPEEEESKQEVSNENKTLCRRISYMMGSVGAGQPKISYPQLEFKPSAFFALGSPIGMFVTVRGLDKLGENFSLPTCPAFFNIFHPYDPVAYRIEALVNPEIAKLKPVLIPHHKGRKRMHLELKETMAKVGADLKQKVFDSMKNTWNSFYQLAMFHKSDQPALEAEVNNSIQSQLETTPEEEEHDAEPLQETTDIPLGHLNNGRRIDYVLQEAPLEFFNEYIFAITSHVCYWESEDSILMILKEIYSSLQVQTDSKIPQQTMTIERPLQKLTPPMGMDPTCPVAPSANLPPPPTTGFMKKT encoded by the exons AACAAATTCTACAAAACACTCTTTCGAGTAACACCCAAGATCCCTCTGTGGCGGTTCTAACTCCAGTGGAATCTCTTACGAGTCAACCTCAAATATCCACTTCGACCTACTTTCAGCCAGAGCCTGAAAACCTTGACCTCAATCGCCCTTCTCCCCATCCTGGTTCCAATTTAACTTCGGTTCTTTCGTCATTTTCCCAATATTTACGTCTAGGAACTGGTGGCACTCAGCAAAACCAAGTTGAAATTGAAAGCATAGCCGCACCGATACTTTTGGATATTGCTCAGGATAATAAAGACGCTCCGCCAGTGCCTCTGTTTGACCCTACAGCTGCTCCAGTGGGGCAAGTTCTAGGAACTCCTTCAG GCCCAGTAAATACATTTAGAAGAGCAGGGTTAAAGCGCCCTGTATATGCCCCAGTTCCCGGTCTTAGTAGCAATCATCCTGCGCAGAGTAACCCCCAATATTACTTTTCTCCCCCTCCTCCACCCTCTGTGGTATCTACAACATCCTTCCAGCCTCCAGTGAATCAGCTTTCAATATCCCCTGCGAGTTCAACTTCGTCAATTCAAGACGTTACCTTTGCCCTCAATAGCCAGTTTAAGCCTATCAATCCTCAACCTTCCTCAGTGCCGTCCGTTAAGCCTAGTGTACCGCAACCGCAACATTCCACACATCTTCTAAGTTTAGGACCTGTAATGGATGCCATTCCAGCTAGTGAAGCTTTACCTTCAGTGTCTGATACCGTTACCAATGGGAATCGTCAAGGGACACCA GTATCCGTCACGAAGACTTATAGGCCGGTTTATCATCATTGGTTCTACAGAAAAGGAACTGAGAAAAAGAGCTCGTGGGCTCCGTTTTCGATGGTCGATTCACTTACTTTGGAACATGCCTTCACTTCTA ATGATTTAGATCCCGACAAGGTGATTGCCACAGATGGAGGGCGTTATGATGTGAATATCTTGAGACGTCAGAAAACTCCAGTTTACTGGAAAGGGGATACATGTGAAGTACGTCGATGCTCCTggttttacaaaaatacaaacgaTAGGAACTACGTGCCATATGAAGAGAATATTGCAGCAAAATTGGaagaagaatttaaaatagcTTTTGAATCAAACCAATGGCACCGGAAAATTTCTCTTATCAATGGAGATACTATTGAATTCCACGGACCTGATGTTTTAGTTCTCGTGGTACCTGCACCTCTGAACGATTCATGGCCAAACACGCCT AATCAAACACGGCCTAGGATAGTAAAAAGAGGTATGGATGAATTTGACATTGATGAGGGAGAGCCTACAGTGGTTGACCATGTCTTATTTATGGTTCATGGTATTGGGTCAGTTTGCGACCTCAAGTTGAGGACTGTAGAGGAAGTCG TTGATGAATTTCGCAACATTGCTCTTCAACTAACTCAATCCCACTATAAATCTTCATGCGAACAAGGGATGGTCAACAGGGTCGAGGTCTTACCAATAAGTTGGCACTCGTCTTTGCACTCGAAGGAGACTGGAGTAGATGAACAACTTAAAAACATCACTTTAGAGAGCATTCCAAAATTAAGAGCATTTACCAATGATACCATTTTAGACGTGTTATTTTACACAAGCCCTGTTTATTGCCAAACTATCATTTCTACTGTAGGAAATGAACTGAACAGGGTCTTTAACCTTTTTAAGGAAAGAAATGTTGGTTTTAAAGGAGGTGTGTCCGTAGCGGGACATAGCCTGGGTTCATTGATTGTTTTTGACTTGCTTTCACATCAATATACTGACGACGCCCCCGAGGAGGAAGAATCCAAACAgg AAGTTtctaacgaaaataaaacgcTCTGCCGACGTATAAGTTATATGATGGGGTCAGTAGGGGCTGGACAACCAAAAATTAGCTATCCTCAGTTGGAGTTTAAGCCTTCTGCTTTTTTTGCACTTGGAAGTCCTATAG GAATGTTCGTCACTGTAAGGGGTTTGGACAAACTGGGGGAAAACTTTTCTTTGCCTACTTGCCCCGCCTTCTTCAACATTTTCCATCCATATGACCCAGTGGCATATCGCATAGAAGCTTTGGTTAATCCAGAGATAGCGAAATTGAAACCAGTTCTCATACCACATCATAAAGGGAGGAAACGAATGCATCTAG aattgAAGGAAACAATGGCAAAAGTAGGAGCTGATCTTAAACAGAAAGTTTTCGACTCTATGAAAAACACTTGGAACTCGTTCTATCAATTAGCGATGTTTCATAAGTCAGACCAACCTGCTTTAGAAGCTGAAGTGAACAATAGCATTCAGTCACAACTGGAAACGACCCCAGAAGAAGAAGAACATGATGCAGAACCTTTGCAAGAAACAACCGATATTCCTTTAGGGCACTTGAATAATGGAAGGAGAATCGATTATGTACTCCAAGAGGCCcctcttgaattttttaatgaatatatATTCGCTATCACTAGTCACGTGTGCTATTGGGAGTCTGAAGATTCAATTCTAATGATTTTAAAGGAGATATATTCATCATTGCAAGTTCAAACTGATTCGAAAATACCTCAACAAACTATGACCATAGAAAGaccccttcaaaaattgaccccACCTATGGGTATGGATCCTACTTGTCCAGTAGCACCAAGTGCAAATTTACCTCCACCTCCTACAACTGgttttatgaagaaaacatAG
- the LOC136348582 gene encoding synaptic vesicle glycoprotein 2B-like, with amino-acid sequence MVEGEPPLKHKENCDVNDKRALNGCGSNDLALSNTQAIVKTEASKGFADVEKACSDKADFERAIELTQYGKFHYLLLAICGFVSTSEEMDVISMSFILPAAQCDLNLNTQTKGWLNSIIFIGMMTGAYTWGSVADSIGRKKVLIASSFMNAICIVASSFSQSYEWFMLFRFLNGAALGGSGPVIWPYFAEFQPKSKRGSMLSFMAAFWTLGNLFVAGLAWLIIPSQVKIDNPYIIFNSWRIFLTVMALPSFIVAILLCFLPESPKFLLTRGKSEEAIAIFKHIYHINTGNDAEEYPVKHLILEEEYQRALDEELNQEKKGKCSGMISNILDNSKQLFVSPILKFTLISITINFTFHIGYYGLMMWFPEMFNRFDEYNRLRPNETANVCQVTDFIINMGSHQEGAECNDQISQSVFMESLITVAAALPSNIIAVLGMDRLGRKFFLVFSTLSSGTCAASLYFVYNKTQNLIVSATFSSVISCGNAALDCLITEIFPTNLRATGIAISMVAARLGGIIGNIVIATLLDLYCPAPTFIVAGLLICGGLLCLFLPNTTREPLH; translated from the exons ATGGTAGAAGGTGAACCACCTCTAAAACACAAAGAGAATTGTGATGTAAATGATAAGCGCGCCTTGAACGGCTGTGGATCAAACGATCTTGCGCTATCAAATACTCAAGCAATCGTTAAGACAGAAGCATCAAAG GGTTTTGCCGATGTAGAGAAAGCTTGCAGCGACAAAGCTGATTTTGAAAGGGCCATCGAACTTACACAATATGGCAAGTTCCATTACCTCCTCCTAGCAATATGCGGCTTCGTCAGTACCTCGGAGGAGATGGACGTCATATCGATGTCGTTCATCCTCCCTGCCGCGCAATGCGATCTGAATCTGAATACCCAGACCAAAGGATGGCTCAATTCCATCATCTTCATAG GAATGATGACAGGGGCTTACACCTGGGGCTCAGTGGCAGATTCCATTGGGCGTAAGAAGGTGCTAATCGCAAGCAGCTTCATGAATGCTATATGTATCGTGGCTTCCAGTTTTAGCCAGTCTTATGAGTGGTTCAtgcttttcagatttttaaatGGGGCGGC ACTAGGGGGAAGCGGTCCAGTGATCTGGCCGTACTTCGCAGAGTTTCAACCAAAATCCAAGAGGGGTTCCATGTTAAGTTTCATGGCAGCATTTTGGACCCTTGGAAATCTTTTTGTTGCTGGATTGGCTTGGTTAATAATTCCATCACAGGTCAAAATAGACAATCCATACATCATTTTCAATTCGTGGAGGATTTTCCTCACTGTTATGGCCTTACCGTCATTCATCGTGGCCATCTTGTTGTGCTTCTTGCCGGAAAGCCCTAAGTTCCTCCTGACAAGGGGCAAAAGTGAAGAGGCAATTGCCATCTTCAAACATATTTATCACATCAACACCGGCAACGATGCTGAAGAATATCCAGTTAAGCATCTAATATTAGAAGAAGAATACCAGAGAGCTTTAGATGAAGAGTTGAATCaagaaaagaaaggaaaatgCAGCGGAATGATATCTAACATCTTGGACAACAGCAAACAACTTTTCGTCTCACCCATCCTGAAGTTCACCCTCATCTCCATCACTATCAATTTCACCTTTCACATCGG GTACTACGGTCTTATGATGTGGTTTCCGGAAATGTTCAATCGTTTCGACGAATACAACAGATTAAGACCGAACGAAACAGCCAATGTTTGCCAAGTCACCGATTTCATTATTAACATGGGAAGTCATCAAGAGGGTGCAGAATGTAATGACCAGATCAGCCAGTCTGTTTTCATGGAATCTTTGATCACCGTAGCTGCAGCTTTGCCTAGTAATATCATCGCTGTGTTAGGGATGGACAGACTTGGTAGAAAGTTTTTCCTAG TTTTCAGTACTTTATCATCAGGAACGTGCGCAGCGTCCCTATACTTTGTGTACAATAAGACTCAAAACCTCATAGTTTCAGCTACGTTTAGCAGTGTGATCTCCTGTGGAAATGCTGCCTTAGATTGCCTTATTACCGAAATTTTCCCTACTAATTTACG GGCTACCGGCATTGCAATATCCATGGTGGCAGCTCGTTTGGGAGGAATAATAGGCAACATCGTTATAGCTACATTGCTGGACTTGTACTGTCCGGCTCCCACGTTCATCGTAGCTGGATTGCTGATTTGCGGTGGTCTGCTGTGCCTATTCCTACCGAATACAACCCGCGAGCCtcttcattaa
- the PAPLA1 gene encoding phospholipase DDHD2 isoform X1 has product MSVNFSFVLASASPSVTGSTYEDISQNAILLPAMEKPLQPVLNLSSEQILQNTLSSNTQDPSVAVLTPVESLTSQPQISTSTYFQPEPENLDLNRPSPHPGSNLTSVLSSFSQYLRLGTGGTQQNQVEIESIAAPILLDIAQDNKDAPPVPLFDPTAAPVGQVLGTPSGPVNTFRRAGLKRPVYAPVPGLSSNHPAQSNPQYYFSPPPPPSVVSTTSFQPPVNQLSISPASSTSSIQDVTFALNSQFKPINPQPSSVPSVKPSVPQPQHSTHLLSLGPVMDAIPASEALPSVSDTVTNGNRQGTPVVSVTKTYRPVYHHWFYRKGTEKKSSWAPFSMVDSLTLEHAFTSNDLDPDKVIATDGGRYDVNILRRQKTPVYWKGDTCEVRRCSWFYKNTNDRNYVPYEENIAAKLEEEFKIAFESNQWHRKISLINGDTIEFHGPDVLVLVVPAPLNDSWPNTPNQTRPRIVKRGMDEFDIDEGEPTVVDHVLFMVHGIGSVCDLKLRTVEEVVDEFRNIALQLTQSHYKSSCEQGMVNRVEVLPISWHSSLHSKETGVDEQLKNITLESIPKLRAFTNDTILDVLFYTSPVYCQTIISTVGNELNRVFNLFKERNVGFKGGVSVAGHSLGSLIVFDLLSHQYTDDAPEEEESKQEVSNENKTLCRRISYMMGSVGAGQPKISYPQLEFKPSAFFALGSPIGMFVTVRGLDKLGENFSLPTCPAFFNIFHPYDPVAYRIEALVNPEIAKLKPVLIPHHKGRKRMHLELKETMAKVGADLKQKVFDSMKNTWNSFYQLAMFHKSDQPALEAEVNNSIQSQLETTPEEEEHDAEPLQETTDIPLGHLNNGRRIDYVLQEAPLEFFNEYIFAITSHVCYWESEDSILMILKEIYSSLQVQTDSKIPQQTMTIERPLQKLTPPMGMDPTCPVAPSANLPPPPTTGFMKKT; this is encoded by the exons AACAAATTCTACAAAACACTCTTTCGAGTAACACCCAAGATCCCTCTGTGGCGGTTCTAACTCCAGTGGAATCTCTTACGAGTCAACCTCAAATATCCACTTCGACCTACTTTCAGCCAGAGCCTGAAAACCTTGACCTCAATCGCCCTTCTCCCCATCCTGGTTCCAATTTAACTTCGGTTCTTTCGTCATTTTCCCAATATTTACGTCTAGGAACTGGTGGCACTCAGCAAAACCAAGTTGAAATTGAAAGCATAGCCGCACCGATACTTTTGGATATTGCTCAGGATAATAAAGACGCTCCGCCAGTGCCTCTGTTTGACCCTACAGCTGCTCCAGTGGGGCAAGTTCTAGGAACTCCTTCAG GCCCAGTAAATACATTTAGAAGAGCAGGGTTAAAGCGCCCTGTATATGCCCCAGTTCCCGGTCTTAGTAGCAATCATCCTGCGCAGAGTAACCCCCAATATTACTTTTCTCCCCCTCCTCCACCCTCTGTGGTATCTACAACATCCTTCCAGCCTCCAGTGAATCAGCTTTCAATATCCCCTGCGAGTTCAACTTCGTCAATTCAAGACGTTACCTTTGCCCTCAATAGCCAGTTTAAGCCTATCAATCCTCAACCTTCCTCAGTGCCGTCCGTTAAGCCTAGTGTACCGCAACCGCAACATTCCACACATCTTCTAAGTTTAGGACCTGTAATGGATGCCATTCCAGCTAGTGAAGCTTTACCTTCAGTGTCTGATACCGTTACCAATGGGAATCGTCAAGGGACACCAGTA GTATCCGTCACGAAGACTTATAGGCCGGTTTATCATCATTGGTTCTACAGAAAAGGAACTGAGAAAAAGAGCTCGTGGGCTCCGTTTTCGATGGTCGATTCACTTACTTTGGAACATGCCTTCACTTCTA ATGATTTAGATCCCGACAAGGTGATTGCCACAGATGGAGGGCGTTATGATGTGAATATCTTGAGACGTCAGAAAACTCCAGTTTACTGGAAAGGGGATACATGTGAAGTACGTCGATGCTCCTggttttacaaaaatacaaacgaTAGGAACTACGTGCCATATGAAGAGAATATTGCAGCAAAATTGGaagaagaatttaaaatagcTTTTGAATCAAACCAATGGCACCGGAAAATTTCTCTTATCAATGGAGATACTATTGAATTCCACGGACCTGATGTTTTAGTTCTCGTGGTACCTGCACCTCTGAACGATTCATGGCCAAACACGCCT AATCAAACACGGCCTAGGATAGTAAAAAGAGGTATGGATGAATTTGACATTGATGAGGGAGAGCCTACAGTGGTTGACCATGTCTTATTTATGGTTCATGGTATTGGGTCAGTTTGCGACCTCAAGTTGAGGACTGTAGAGGAAGTCG TTGATGAATTTCGCAACATTGCTCTTCAACTAACTCAATCCCACTATAAATCTTCATGCGAACAAGGGATGGTCAACAGGGTCGAGGTCTTACCAATAAGTTGGCACTCGTCTTTGCACTCGAAGGAGACTGGAGTAGATGAACAACTTAAAAACATCACTTTAGAGAGCATTCCAAAATTAAGAGCATTTACCAATGATACCATTTTAGACGTGTTATTTTACACAAGCCCTGTTTATTGCCAAACTATCATTTCTACTGTAGGAAATGAACTGAACAGGGTCTTTAACCTTTTTAAGGAAAGAAATGTTGGTTTTAAAGGAGGTGTGTCCGTAGCGGGACATAGCCTGGGTTCATTGATTGTTTTTGACTTGCTTTCACATCAATATACTGACGACGCCCCCGAGGAGGAAGAATCCAAACAgg AAGTTtctaacgaaaataaaacgcTCTGCCGACGTATAAGTTATATGATGGGGTCAGTAGGGGCTGGACAACCAAAAATTAGCTATCCTCAGTTGGAGTTTAAGCCTTCTGCTTTTTTTGCACTTGGAAGTCCTATAG GAATGTTCGTCACTGTAAGGGGTTTGGACAAACTGGGGGAAAACTTTTCTTTGCCTACTTGCCCCGCCTTCTTCAACATTTTCCATCCATATGACCCAGTGGCATATCGCATAGAAGCTTTGGTTAATCCAGAGATAGCGAAATTGAAACCAGTTCTCATACCACATCATAAAGGGAGGAAACGAATGCATCTAG aattgAAGGAAACAATGGCAAAAGTAGGAGCTGATCTTAAACAGAAAGTTTTCGACTCTATGAAAAACACTTGGAACTCGTTCTATCAATTAGCGATGTTTCATAAGTCAGACCAACCTGCTTTAGAAGCTGAAGTGAACAATAGCATTCAGTCACAACTGGAAACGACCCCAGAAGAAGAAGAACATGATGCAGAACCTTTGCAAGAAACAACCGATATTCCTTTAGGGCACTTGAATAATGGAAGGAGAATCGATTATGTACTCCAAGAGGCCcctcttgaattttttaatgaatatatATTCGCTATCACTAGTCACGTGTGCTATTGGGAGTCTGAAGATTCAATTCTAATGATTTTAAAGGAGATATATTCATCATTGCAAGTTCAAACTGATTCGAAAATACCTCAACAAACTATGACCATAGAAAGaccccttcaaaaattgaccccACCTATGGGTATGGATCCTACTTGTCCAGTAGCACCAAGTGCAAATTTACCTCCACCTCCTACAACTGgttttatgaagaaaacatAG
- the PAPLA1 gene encoding phospholipase DDHD2 isoform X3 translates to MSDSKKFVKNTLFSPSVTGSTYEDISQNAILLPAMEKPLQPVLNLSSEQILQNTLSSNTQDPSVAVLTPVESLTSQPQISTSTYFQPEPENLDLNRPSPHPGSNLTSVLSSFSQYLRLGTGGTQQNQVEIESIAAPILLDIAQDNKDAPPVPLFDPTAAPVGQVLGTPSGPVNTFRRAGLKRPVYAPVPGLSSNHPAQSNPQYYFSPPPPPSVVSTTSFQPPVNQLSISPASSTSSIQDVTFALNSQFKPINPQPSSVPSVKPSVPQPQHSTHLLSLGPVMDAIPASEALPSVSDTVTNGNRQGTPVSVTKTYRPVYHHWFYRKGTEKKSSWAPFSMVDSLTLEHAFTSNDLDPDKVIATDGGRYDVNILRRQKTPVYWKGDTCEVRRCSWFYKNTNDRNYVPYEENIAAKLEEEFKIAFESNQWHRKISLINGDTIEFHGPDVLVLVVPAPLNDSWPNTPNQTRPRIVKRGMDEFDIDEGEPTVVDHVLFMVHGIGSVCDLKLRTVEEVVDEFRNIALQLTQSHYKSSCEQGMVNRVEVLPISWHSSLHSKETGVDEQLKNITLESIPKLRAFTNDTILDVLFYTSPVYCQTIISTVGNELNRVFNLFKERNVGFKGGVSVAGHSLGSLIVFDLLSHQYTDDAPEEEESKQEVSNENKTLCRRISYMMGSVGAGQPKISYPQLEFKPSAFFALGSPIGMFVTVRGLDKLGENFSLPTCPAFFNIFHPYDPVAYRIEALVNPEIAKLKPVLIPHHKGRKRMHLELKETMAKVGADLKQKVFDSMKNTWNSFYQLAMFHKSDQPALEAEVNNSIQSQLETTPEEEEHDAEPLQETTDIPLGHLNNGRRIDYVLQEAPLEFFNEYIFAITSHVCYWESEDSILMILKEIYSSLQVQTDSKIPQQTMTIERPLQKLTPPMGMDPTCPVAPSANLPPPPTTGFMKKT, encoded by the exons AACAAATTCTACAAAACACTCTTTCGAGTAACACCCAAGATCCCTCTGTGGCGGTTCTAACTCCAGTGGAATCTCTTACGAGTCAACCTCAAATATCCACTTCGACCTACTTTCAGCCAGAGCCTGAAAACCTTGACCTCAATCGCCCTTCTCCCCATCCTGGTTCCAATTTAACTTCGGTTCTTTCGTCATTTTCCCAATATTTACGTCTAGGAACTGGTGGCACTCAGCAAAACCAAGTTGAAATTGAAAGCATAGCCGCACCGATACTTTTGGATATTGCTCAGGATAATAAAGACGCTCCGCCAGTGCCTCTGTTTGACCCTACAGCTGCTCCAGTGGGGCAAGTTCTAGGAACTCCTTCAG GCCCAGTAAATACATTTAGAAGAGCAGGGTTAAAGCGCCCTGTATATGCCCCAGTTCCCGGTCTTAGTAGCAATCATCCTGCGCAGAGTAACCCCCAATATTACTTTTCTCCCCCTCCTCCACCCTCTGTGGTATCTACAACATCCTTCCAGCCTCCAGTGAATCAGCTTTCAATATCCCCTGCGAGTTCAACTTCGTCAATTCAAGACGTTACCTTTGCCCTCAATAGCCAGTTTAAGCCTATCAATCCTCAACCTTCCTCAGTGCCGTCCGTTAAGCCTAGTGTACCGCAACCGCAACATTCCACACATCTTCTAAGTTTAGGACCTGTAATGGATGCCATTCCAGCTAGTGAAGCTTTACCTTCAGTGTCTGATACCGTTACCAATGGGAATCGTCAAGGGACACCA GTATCCGTCACGAAGACTTATAGGCCGGTTTATCATCATTGGTTCTACAGAAAAGGAACTGAGAAAAAGAGCTCGTGGGCTCCGTTTTCGATGGTCGATTCACTTACTTTGGAACATGCCTTCACTTCTA ATGATTTAGATCCCGACAAGGTGATTGCCACAGATGGAGGGCGTTATGATGTGAATATCTTGAGACGTCAGAAAACTCCAGTTTACTGGAAAGGGGATACATGTGAAGTACGTCGATGCTCCTggttttacaaaaatacaaacgaTAGGAACTACGTGCCATATGAAGAGAATATTGCAGCAAAATTGGaagaagaatttaaaatagcTTTTGAATCAAACCAATGGCACCGGAAAATTTCTCTTATCAATGGAGATACTATTGAATTCCACGGACCTGATGTTTTAGTTCTCGTGGTACCTGCACCTCTGAACGATTCATGGCCAAACACGCCT AATCAAACACGGCCTAGGATAGTAAAAAGAGGTATGGATGAATTTGACATTGATGAGGGAGAGCCTACAGTGGTTGACCATGTCTTATTTATGGTTCATGGTATTGGGTCAGTTTGCGACCTCAAGTTGAGGACTGTAGAGGAAGTCG TTGATGAATTTCGCAACATTGCTCTTCAACTAACTCAATCCCACTATAAATCTTCATGCGAACAAGGGATGGTCAACAGGGTCGAGGTCTTACCAATAAGTTGGCACTCGTCTTTGCACTCGAAGGAGACTGGAGTAGATGAACAACTTAAAAACATCACTTTAGAGAGCATTCCAAAATTAAGAGCATTTACCAATGATACCATTTTAGACGTGTTATTTTACACAAGCCCTGTTTATTGCCAAACTATCATTTCTACTGTAGGAAATGAACTGAACAGGGTCTTTAACCTTTTTAAGGAAAGAAATGTTGGTTTTAAAGGAGGTGTGTCCGTAGCGGGACATAGCCTGGGTTCATTGATTGTTTTTGACTTGCTTTCACATCAATATACTGACGACGCCCCCGAGGAGGAAGAATCCAAACAgg AAGTTtctaacgaaaataaaacgcTCTGCCGACGTATAAGTTATATGATGGGGTCAGTAGGGGCTGGACAACCAAAAATTAGCTATCCTCAGTTGGAGTTTAAGCCTTCTGCTTTTTTTGCACTTGGAAGTCCTATAG GAATGTTCGTCACTGTAAGGGGTTTGGACAAACTGGGGGAAAACTTTTCTTTGCCTACTTGCCCCGCCTTCTTCAACATTTTCCATCCATATGACCCAGTGGCATATCGCATAGAAGCTTTGGTTAATCCAGAGATAGCGAAATTGAAACCAGTTCTCATACCACATCATAAAGGGAGGAAACGAATGCATCTAG aattgAAGGAAACAATGGCAAAAGTAGGAGCTGATCTTAAACAGAAAGTTTTCGACTCTATGAAAAACACTTGGAACTCGTTCTATCAATTAGCGATGTTTCATAAGTCAGACCAACCTGCTTTAGAAGCTGAAGTGAACAATAGCATTCAGTCACAACTGGAAACGACCCCAGAAGAAGAAGAACATGATGCAGAACCTTTGCAAGAAACAACCGATATTCCTTTAGGGCACTTGAATAATGGAAGGAGAATCGATTATGTACTCCAAGAGGCCcctcttgaattttttaatgaatatatATTCGCTATCACTAGTCACGTGTGCTATTGGGAGTCTGAAGATTCAATTCTAATGATTTTAAAGGAGATATATTCATCATTGCAAGTTCAAACTGATTCGAAAATACCTCAACAAACTATGACCATAGAAAGaccccttcaaaaattgaccccACCTATGGGTATGGATCCTACTTGTCCAGTAGCACCAAGTGCAAATTTACCTCCACCTCCTACAACTGgttttatgaagaaaacatAG